The DNA sequence TCATGTGTGTGAACGCAATCACGCATGGAAGACAGAAACGCATCCAACTGCGCAATGGAGGTCTCTCGGAAAGCTTCTAGATGCCCCTCTGTATCATCCAGATAGGCCTGAAGCAGAACAGAGGTTTCTACATTTACTGAAGGAATCTATCCACAACAAAATTGCCTTCTGACTCAATTGGACAGATTCTAAAATACCTGatagatgatggacatatgtatctcaaaTAATTTGAGGGTGCCTAAATCATAGGGTCATTTTTGGGAGGCTTACCCTCTCATTTTCCAACTAGATTTATCCGCTTTCCccaatgtgcattattttacaGAAGGCACTTTTGTACTGGATAAAATGCGTGATTCCGATTAAGAAGCACACCATTTTTAAATGGTGAACTTTACCTTGTTCTGACGCTCAATCTCTTTTTGTTCCTGACGGATTTTTTCCACCTTTACGATTTTTCTGTTCACCTTGTGCATCTGAATGTCAACACAAACCTACAGCAGACAATAGGAGGAGTAATAAAGAGATTACagatgaaaaacaacaacacacactATTTACAAGTTTTTCTTCTTCACACCAGACACGAATAAATGGTGCTATACGCAcgtagttggacacttgaacattttgagttaacattttgagttttgTCCCATTCGCGCATGAATTTCAGACGCGCTTAACGCTTCATTTgtatctggtgtgaacgcaccattacAACTGCATAAGTTGAGAAGAGACTTGtcaggagcagctggggttaggtgtcttgctcaaggacaccttgaCACTtaccccccagtcacattagctacaagcgacagagacagagcgacaggctaccattcattttcaatggaagtggCCGTTGGCCAGCTACAAGCGACGAGCTCGCCGCTGCGCGAGCACGGCGGGaccaaaatagacaagcaggctattttatgcaaatgctgagcgatgcgaGAAAGCGACTGCCAATCAGAGTGAAGAAGCAGCAtgacgtaggtctgtggtcgagtctgagaaaataattcaagatggcagaaaatgcgtatttatgtatatatctgataagtttggcattttacctcatatattttgttacttttatcgagaaataaatacgtttaaatccaaaaacactgttcttgtaacttaacacCTCTAAAGTGACTTTCGATACCGCTTTGAGAAACTAGCCAAGGAATgcccatcaagcgagtgcgtgtcgcttttgtagctaatgtgactgtagggttaGTCAGGTGGAACCGAGGATTtatagacaacctacatgaaccactcaaCCACTGCTGCCCCAAGGTAACTAGTTTGTAAATAACGAAAACAGTTTTTAGAAAACAATGACAAGGGACATGAATGAGTGAATCAAGCAAAAAAACCTTTAAGAACTGAATGCAAGGACAGCGAGATGTGGACCTGGTCGTACACCGACTCTTACCTTGAGATCTCTCATGGTGTTCTTTAACGTTTTGATTATATGTCCATTGTGAGTTCCCTCTATGGTGCAGGCATTGCACAAGAAGAGCCGCTCGTCCACGCAGTAGTACTTGAACATCTCATCATGCTCCACACACTTTCGTTTTCTCATATCTTTCAGCGGCTCCACCAGAGGATGCTCTCGAAACGCTGGGAGCTCCAGGTGAGGCTGAACGTGCTTCGCGCACATAGACACTTCACATTTTAGGCAGGTTTTAACAGCCTTGGGATCCTTCTCACCGTCCTCCTTTGGGCAGTAGTCGCAGCGCACCTCGGCGTGGGTGTGAGGCGGGCCGCTCCGGCTGTGGCGGTCCGATTGGGGGCGCCGGCGGAAGCTGTCGGCGATGTTAGCCAGTTTAAAATTTTTCTGCCAGCTGGCGGAGCTGCGGTGACTCTGCCTGCACTCAGGACATCTCAACCGGCCGTGGTCCGATCGGCTTTTGAGTCTGCGCAGGCAAGGAAGACAGAAGTTATGGCCACAAGGCAGCAGGTGGGGGTCACGGTAAAGGTCCAAACACACGGGACACGTCAGCTCCTCCTCCAGGATGCTGCTGTCTCCTCCAGATGTTGCCATGATGGGCAGATCAAACACGTTAATGTGGACAGCTCTGTTATGAAAcatcataaacacataaaatggCCAGTTATGACTGAGGTTATGGTTAAGAAGTATGGTTGACCTTCTGCATACATCACATTATAACACTAAGCACATTATATctacagcacatttttttacatggaTGTGGCTGGTTGGATCAACATCAGAGTACAAACAAAAGTACAGTAATTACAGATTGTCTTATGTGTTACCGAAACTGATCTcataggctgtttctcaatatgcgttcttcagcaaTCTTGTGGCCTCATGTTCTCGCTCTACATCATCATTaacgaagttcaattccaattctcaagaacgcaagtacagaggatgcatgaaaatacccggctgtgttcttgatatcgaggatgcattgAGTGCAGATGCGCGCTGAACTCGCTTTACGaaccagaagtcattgcggcaaaacaatggcggaggtcaggtgaccaacaggaagatcgcacacatctcaattttcacaagtgcgttctgtgttctcgcgaccttctgagttcgttcttccgaggtcGCCTTGCAAGATAGATCTCCACGAGAATGCAAGTCccttctttgcgttcttggaattgagaaacagacAGTTTTCTCATTTGTTCTTTAATATGAAATCAGTCCTTCCGGAACATCTAACGTCAGTCGAATCTTTCACATAGGAAGTTTTAAGACATTTTCAGTTGCCTAAGGATCCTTTCAAATATACATTGATGTTATTTCTGCTACACTGGATATCATTTGTTTTATCTCCAAGAATGTTTCTtaagttttttatttcttttgtcATCTCTGACTCTTTGCTCAAGTTTGCTGTTTtcctgtttgtgtgttttgtatattttgttttaGTTATTTGATGCTGTAAAGCTTGTTGGTCTACTTCGGTGgtttgactagttgctaaactgatctcttgaacaaatgcctcatcgaaaataacaaatgttttggtttcgtaggtaatctatgtgttgttgttttgcttgtcatataaataaactaagtttaaagtactttgttgttatttattcttagcggagtttaccggaagttacgtgcggaccgtgacagacgcttgtttatgttgttactgctgaaacgtctATATAGGTTTATattgtgtttaataattatgtatatataaatacacacacatgtatgtaaaaaataaatagaatGCCTGTATTAAATAGATAAAATATTCagacttatatatatatatatatatatatatatatatatataaataatataaattatatataaatataaaaatgtatatacacatgtaaatacttCTTAGATATATATACGCGTACATAATTATAATACACAtatgtaaacacattttttacgaTTACTttcgattaattgttatgcagtCCTAACGTTAACATTGATTAATTGATAGTCGTGGCTGTAAAGGTTTTTAAGTACCGGTATTCCATTTAATCATAACGACGACACATGATAGGACAATGTGTTATAAACACAGGCGTCGATTATTAACTCAACGGCACAGTAACACAATCAAATCAACACTTAAACATGCCGAAATTAAAAATAAAGCCGCAAAAACATATCCACAAACAAACGACATACACAATGATCTTACTTCAGTCAGTTATATTTAGTGTTGTCGTTACAGTTACAGGGCAGGAAAAGATAAATAACTTAaaacttacaaataaattatttaataaacagcATTTACAAGTAACGTAATCAAACGAATGTAAATTAACCACAACTTACCCCTAACAGAATGGTCAAAGCGGAGTATCGCGTGTATTCTTATCGTAAGAAAAtcaaaagtgaaagtgacaagTGTGATGTCACCGGCGCTGCCTGCTGACTCAGCGTGTATCTTAGCAACCGTCATGCGTGGGCGGGGGGCTAGCGGCCTGGATTCCGCATCTGATTGGTCACGGCTAATAAATAGTTTACGTTTTTCCTtttaataacat is a window from the Misgurnus anguillicaudatus chromosome 21, ASM2758022v2, whole genome shotgun sequence genome containing:
- the LOC129455840 gene encoding E3 ubiquitin/ISG15 ligase TRIM25 — encoded protein: MATSGGDSSILEEELTCPVCLDLYRDPHLLPCGHNFCLPCLRRLKSRSDHGRLRCPECRQSHRSSASWQKNFKLANIADSFRRRPQSDRHSRSGPPHTHAEVRCDYCPKEDGEKDPKAVKTCLKCEVSMCAKHVQPHLELPAFREHPLVEPLKDMRKRKCVEHDEMFKYYCVDERLFLCNACTIEGTHNGHIIKTLKNTMRDLKVCVDIQMHKVNRKIVKVEKIRQEQKEIERQNKAYLDDTEGHLEAFRETSIAQLDAFLSSMRDCVHTHEVEQGSGVQQNLSRIAQDHTRLQGVHSGLDRLLQENDPFQFIKEYNSSEKRYRRLLRTPLFFPDEPTVDTEPLYETVEGKMTEFIAELRLQASTLISTICHFEGADGVDEDEEESFEDDYNDSGSEVDDEEEMRSEEEENLSTGAETADEEYTPEEDDDDDEVEEEDDDEDDD